The Mytilus trossulus isolate FHL-02 chromosome 13, PNRI_Mtr1.1.1.hap1, whole genome shotgun sequence genome has a segment encoding these proteins:
- the LOC134695299 gene encoding low-density lipoprotein receptor-related protein 6-like has translation MLNFLKLTLHRFRYPADTPYSVENVITAAQPISLVIDTLYENVYWTELYTGKICKCNFKGLNKACILQDDNIYAITLDQRNRWLYYSTFGTTRKIRRVRLNGSEKHTVIDSVEVTGLSIDTNRWRLYYMIHDKGQLKSSSLNGTNIIDVFSTNKTQTSIGIYVYDINIYCTNGTQLLKVISFQAAASYVIHTDTAKTQGVLLYDEMES, from the exons ATGCTAAACTTTCTGAAATTAACTTTACACAGATTTCGTTATCCAGCAGACACACCATACTCAGTAGAAAATGTGATAACTGCAGCGCAACCAATATCACTAGTAATTGATACATTATACGAAAATGTATATTGGACAGAATTATACACAGGAAAGATTTGCAAATGCAATTTTAAGGGGCTTAATAAAGCATGTATACTGCAAGATGACAACATATATGCTATAACACTAGATCAGCGGAACAG ATGGCTGTATTACAGTACATTTGGAacgacaagaaaaataagaagagTACGATTAAATGGTTCCGAAAAACATACAGTTATAGATTCAGTCGAAGTAACTGGTTTAAGTATAG ATACCAATCGATGGCGACTTTACTATATGATACACGACAAAGGCCAACTAAAATCGTCATCTCTAAATGGAACCAATATCATTGATGTGTTTAGTAcgaataaaacacaaacaagcataggtatatatgtatatgatatCAACATATACTGTACCAATGGTACCCAGCTATTGAAGGTCATATCATTCCAAGCAGCAGCATCATATGTTATACACACAGATACTGCAAAAACTCAAGGTGTTCTTTTGTATGACGAAATGG aatCATAA